The DNA region TCAGCTGACTCGGCGTCGAAAAGAACTGCTGCGTCGCCCACTACCTCTGGCAGCGCGCCGGACTTTGACGAGGCTACTGGACAGCCAGAGGCCATCGCTTCTAACGGGGGTAAGCCAAATCCCTCGTACAGGCTCGGGAACACCATGCATTTAGCGGTGCGATAAAGATCCTTTAGCTCTTCAAACGACACTAAACCGCGGACTTCGACATTATCCGGCGGTGATAATTCGTCCAATCCGCCTCCCGTAAGAACTAGGGTGAGATCGGGATGCGATTTTTTAAGAATTTTCATGGCTTCAAATAACTTCGCGTGGTTCTTATGTGCCCAACCTCTAGCTGGGTACATAATGAAGTCGCCGCGGTCACCCAAATTCGGTATGAATGCCTCAGTCTCGACGGCTAAGTACGCTGTGAAGATTTTTTCCGGTGAGACTCCCAGATGATCTATGATCGTTTGCTTTGCAAAGTCACTGATAGTGATCAAAGCATCAGCTTTCCGGGCGGTCCTTTCGTAGAAGAATCTGCGATAAATTTTCTCCACACGGCTGAAGAGGTGCGGCAGGTCGCGATGCTGAACATCGCAAAGCGTTTGAACCATTGGCATCGACTTGCGAGGTCGGGGGAGGGCTACGGCAAAAGGAACGTGGTAGACATCGTTACCATCAATCCGCCGACGGAGTTTCGAATGATGAATTAGACCTTTGAAGAGAGTCAAGATCTTGTCTTTGTTGGAAGCGCCGCCTGCCATTTCCGGACACACGACCTCGTCAATTTTGGCTGAAAAGCCTTGAGCTTGTGGCCCGACAAAGGTAGTGGCTTTGATCTTCGGAAAATCTTCTAACCCTTGCATCAACCCTCGGGCATACGTCTCGCCGCCACCCATGGACCCAGGTACTAGGGTGAGCATCGGAATCGCGACGCGTAAGTCGGGCGCTGTTGAATCATTGAGGGATGTACTAGAACTCATGACTCAACAATATCTGTCCCAAAGGTCCACCTGAATCGCCCCGGTGAATCGCTCCGGTGTGTCCGGAGGGTTTCTCAGACGATGAGCCTGTCGGCGGCTGCCGTGCTCTGGTAGTGATTGTAGTAGTGGTTTTCTAGCTCTACTGGTGGGATGTCTCCGCAGTACTGGTAGAGCCTTCGGTGGTTGTACCAATCGACCCATTCAGCAGTGCCGATTTCGACTTCTTCTAGAGTCCGCCAGGGCTTGCCGGGTTTGATCAGCTCGGTCTTATAAAGCCCGTTGATGGTTTCCGCCAAGACGTTGTCGTAACTATCACCCACAGAACCGATCGAGGGGCGGATACCGGCCTGGGCCAGGCGTTCGGTGAAGGCCAAGGAGGCGTATTGAGCCCCGGCATCGTGATGATGAATCACCCCGGAAATCTCAGCCCCGGCCCGTTCACGACTCCAGATTGCCTGATTAACTGCGTTGAGCACTAGCACGGTGTTCATAGAAGCACTCGCTGACCAGCCCAGGATCCTCCGAGAGTAAGCATCGATCACGAAGGCAACATAGACCCACCCGGACCAGGTCGAAACATAGGTGAAATCATCTACCCATAGCCGATCCGGTGCCGTTGGTGTGAAATCACGGCGGACCAAGTCCTTCGCTCGGGCCGCCTTCGAGTCTTTGATCGTGGTGC from Renibacterium salmoninarum ATCC 33209 includes:
- a CDS encoding glycosyltransferase family 4 protein, which encodes MSSSTSLNDSTAPDLRVAIPMLTLVPGSMGGGETYARGLMQGLEDFPKIKATTFVGPQAQGFSAKIDEVVCPEMAGGASNKDKILTLFKGLIHHSKLRRRIDGNDVYHVPFAVALPRPRKSMPMVQTLCDVQHRDLPHLFSRVEKIYRRFFYERTARKADALITISDFAKQTIIDHLGVSPEKIFTAYLAVETEAFIPNLGDRGDFIMYPARGWAHKNHAKLFEAMKILKKSHPDLTLVLTGGGLDELSPPDNVEVRGLVSFEELKDLYRTAKCMVFPSLYEGFGLPPLEAMASGCPVASSKSGALPEVVGDAAVLFDAESAESIAQGILEATERGAELQAKGLDRVKEFTWERCAAAHDAAYKFALNQRNQ